The Brachyhypopomus gauderio isolate BG-103 chromosome 1, BGAUD_0.2, whole genome shotgun sequence genome includes a window with the following:
- the scpp9 gene encoding secretory calcium-binding phosphoprotein 9: protein MKLLLLVTFLSSTAYVTSAKKLLVVGGLNGGLATGLNGGLLGQGLVVGGVNPALFPAGATVIGQPPFAQMFPAVQPYMLQPPVAAAPFALPNPQAQFPQAMPFAPNAGLPFYPPMNRQVLPPQQQAVGMPNLGGNVPLPQGDMPAGPVPRFRRTLYRRMQDKSAMSKTQATPTPSTSKQPDV, encoded by the exons ATGAAGCTCCTTCTTCTTGTTACCTTCTTGTCCTCAACTGCTTAT GTCACCTCAGCAAag AAACTGCTGGTTGTCGGTGGCTTGAATGGGGGTCTGGCGACGGGTCTGAATGGCGGCTTACTGGGCCAAGGCCTGGTGGTTGGGGGGGTGAACCCAGCATTGTTTCCTGCAGGTGCCACTGTGATTGGACAGCCCCCGTTTGCTCAG ATGTTCCCTGCAGTTCAGCCATACATGCTGCAGCCGCCTGTAGCCGCCGCCCCCTTTGCTCTGCCCAACCCCCAGGCCCAGTTCCCTCAGGCCATGCCTTTTGCACCTAACGCG GGTCTGCCTTTCTACCCGCCCATGAACCGCCAGGTCCTGCCGCCTCAGCAACAAGCCGTG GGAATGCCCAACCTGGGCGGAAATGTCCCGCTGCCACAGGGAGACATGCCTGCCGGCCCTGTGCCGAGATTCAGG CGCACCCTGTATAGGAGAATGCAAGACAAATCAGCTATGTCAAAGACTCAG GCCACACCAACCCCTTCTACCTCTAAACAACCAGATGTGTAA
- the odam gene encoding uncharacterized protein odam, giving the protein MKLDIMKLLTLFPLAALLSSCIAAPILQTQLGIIASNSNEIVRLNGLTLSGLGLGQAQGTQFLSPFLIQQQPDMLLPPQVLNFGPQVPGPFLPPQQNQVPPVLLPPSQQEQPTASFIPNNPTLLQNPAQGFPYYLTYGFPLRNTPVRVPPTQNTGSQNPMKPTQGPLQPIQNNGRASDPGRMTPPPDNRGDRPGPGVEGVLREKRLPLLKLKL; this is encoded by the exons ATGAAG TTGGACATCATGAAGCTCTTGACTCTCTTTCCTTTGGCTGCTCTTCTGAGCTCATGCATTGCTGCTCCC ATACTCCAGACACAACTCGGAATAATCGCAAGCAACAGCAATGAG ATTGTGCGTCTCAACGGTCTCACCCTCTCAGGCCTCGGTCTGGGACAAGCACAG GGAACACAGTTCCTATCCCCGTTCCTGATCCAGCAGCAGCCGGATATGCTGCTCCCGCCACAGGTACTCAACTTTGGACCACAGGTGCCCGGGCCCTTCCTGCCCCCGCAACAGAACCAGGTACCCCCGGTCCTGCTGCCCCCCTCTCAGCAAGAGCAGCCAACAGCATCCTTCATCCCCAACAACCCTACACTCCTCCAGAATCCAGCTCAG GGCTTTCCGTATTATCTGACATATGGCTTCCCTTTGAGGAATACCCCGGTGAGAGTACCCCCCACTCAAAACACAGGCTCACAGAACCCAATGAAACCTACCCAGGGACCCCTTCAGCCAATCCAG AATAATGGGAGGGCATCAGACCCAGGACGTATGACTCCGCCCCCTGATAACCGTGGTGATCGTCCTGGTCCTGGAGTGGAAGGG GTTTTAAGGGAAAAGAG ATTGCCTCTGCTCAAACTGAAATTGtga